A genomic window from Periweissella cryptocerci includes:
- a CDS encoding glycerate kinase has translation MKFVIAPDSFKQSMTAKEAANAIKRGLLKVFPNAEYELVPMADGGEGTVQSLVDSTDGVLKTATVMNPLGEMVSAEYGILGNGTTAAIEMAAASGIQFIDENTANPLIATTYGTGQLIKAALDDGMQEIIIGIGGSATNDGGQGMAEALGVKFLDAAGEPIKRGGGDLNRLVTIDMSAVDARLANVNIRIASDVTNPLVGEKGASYVFGPQKGATPAMVATLDANLTHYAQVIKEQLGKDLADYPGAGAAGGLGAGLLAFTNANLEPGIQIVVEATGLVAKAKDADYAFVGEGGIDFQTQYGKTPIGSAKAIKQASANAKVIGLAGYVGEGIDVLYDLGIDAIFGIVPSAMDLKKAMTTGEANLERTAENIARLIK, from the coding sequence ATGAAATTTGTAATTGCGCCGGATTCCTTTAAACAAAGCATGACGGCTAAGGAAGCAGCTAATGCCATTAAACGTGGTTTGCTCAAAGTTTTCCCTAACGCCGAATACGAACTTGTTCCCATGGCTGATGGTGGTGAAGGAACGGTTCAATCATTGGTTGATTCCACTGATGGGGTTTTGAAAACTGCTACTGTGATGAATCCACTCGGTGAAATGGTGAGTGCCGAATACGGTATTTTAGGAAATGGCACGACAGCCGCTATCGAAATGGCAGCAGCCTCAGGAATCCAATTCATTGACGAAAACACGGCTAACCCATTAATTGCAACGACTTACGGGACTGGTCAATTGATTAAGGCAGCTCTTGATGATGGCATGCAAGAAATCATTATTGGTATTGGTGGCTCAGCGACTAACGATGGTGGTCAAGGGATGGCTGAAGCATTGGGGGTTAAATTCCTCGATGCCGCAGGTGAACCAATTAAACGTGGTGGTGGTGATCTTAATCGCTTAGTTACCATTGATATGAGTGCGGTTGATGCGCGTCTTGCGAACGTGAACATTCGGATTGCCTCTGATGTGACGAATCCCTTGGTTGGTGAAAAGGGTGCATCATACGTCTTTGGTCCCCAAAAGGGTGCAACCCCAGCAATGGTAGCAACGTTGGACGCCAACTTGACGCACTATGCGCAAGTTATCAAGGAACAACTCGGCAAGGACTTGGCTGATTATCCTGGTGCCGGTGCTGCCGGCGGCTTGGGTGCTGGTTTGTTAGCATTTACAAATGCCAACCTCGAACCTGGGATTCAAATCGTTGTCGAAGCGACAGGTTTAGTTGCTAAAGCTAAGGACGCCGATTATGCTTTCGTTGGTGAAGGTGGAATTGATTTCCAAACGCAATACGGTAAAACGCCAATTGGTTCAGCCAAGGCGATTAAACAGGCCAGTGCAAACGCCAAAGTCATTGGTTTAGCCGGTTATGTTGGTGAAGGTATTGACGTGTTGTACGATCTTGGCATTGATGCAATCTTTGGGATTGTGCCTAGTGCAATGGACTTGAAAAAAGCCATGACAACTGGTGAAGCCAACCTCGAACGGACAGCTGAAAATATTGCACGATTAATTAAATAG
- a CDS encoding DUF898 family protein — MADINITVNSGTGGEMKHGRNSFFDGGVVSLIGWYILGFFVTALTLGICYPWSITMVYGWKINHTVIDGHRMHFSGSAVGLFGNWIKWLLLSIITIGIYLFWVQIKLEDWKAKNTTFSN, encoded by the coding sequence ATGGCAGACATTAATATTACTGTGAACAGCGGAACTGGTGGCGAAATGAAACACGGTCGCAATTCATTTTTCGATGGTGGCGTTGTTTCGCTCATTGGCTGGTACATTCTCGGCTTTTTTGTGACTGCATTGACCTTGGGAATTTGTTATCCGTGGTCAATCACAATGGTCTATGGCTGGAAAATAAATCATACCGTTATTGATGGCCATCGCATGCACTTTAGCGGCTCTGCGGTTGGTTTATTCGGTAATTGGATTAAATGGTTATTACTCAGTATCATCACTATTGGCATTTACCTTTTCTGGGTCCAAATTAAACTGGAAGACTGGAAAGCTAAGAACACCACTTTCAGCAATTAA
- a CDS encoding GntP family permease, translating to MPGVSVSWIGALVGLALAIILILRRLNPVYALLLGAVIGSLVGGANLVQTTQIVITGSQSVMGTVVRVIAAGVLAGAMMESGAADVIARTIVNKLGDNMAIFALALATMLITSVGVFITVSIIIVAPIAMAVGKKLNISKLALLVALSGGGKAGNIISPNPNTIAAASGFHIETSALMIADFVPALFGLAMAVLVASLLRNKGEMPTDRDIVEKEEENQNHPSVGASFVAPVVAIVLLLINPIGEILHVHALEAFQVDAMYILPFAGIVGILAMKQGKHIMDYTRAGLMRMTDVVLILIGAGAIGGLISSSNLSVEIVKLINEAGISGTLLAPIAGILMAAATASTSTGVILGTGSFGKTILSFGVSPVGAAVMMHTGATVIDELPHGNYFHVTGNAMHMDIKQRLRVIPYEAIVGLTMTIVGTIMYGYLMK from the coding sequence ATGCCTGGTGTCTCAGTTAGCTGGATTGGCGCTTTAGTCGGCTTGGCTTTAGCAATTATTCTTATTTTACGACGTCTCAATCCCGTCTATGCATTGTTGTTAGGAGCCGTGATTGGTTCGCTTGTTGGTGGGGCTAATTTAGTTCAGACCACACAAATTGTTATCACTGGTTCACAAAGTGTCATGGGGACAGTAGTTCGTGTGATTGCTGCCGGTGTTTTGGCTGGTGCAATGATGGAAAGTGGTGCCGCTGATGTGATTGCGCGGACAATTGTTAATAAACTCGGCGATAACATGGCAATCTTTGCCTTAGCACTGGCGACAATGTTGATTACCTCCGTTGGTGTGTTCATCACGGTTTCAATCATTATTGTTGCACCAATTGCGATGGCAGTTGGGAAAAAGCTGAATATTTCGAAGCTTGCCTTACTGGTAGCCTTGTCTGGTGGTGGTAAAGCAGGGAATATTATTTCACCTAATCCCAACACGATTGCTGCAGCAAGTGGTTTCCACATTGAAACAAGCGCATTGATGATTGCCGACTTTGTTCCTGCCTTGTTTGGTTTGGCAATGGCTGTCTTGGTTGCGTCACTTCTCCGGAACAAAGGGGAAATGCCAACTGATCGTGATATTGTTGAAAAAGAAGAAGAAAATCAAAATCACCCAAGTGTTGGTGCATCATTTGTCGCTCCCGTAGTGGCAATTGTCTTATTATTGATTAATCCGATTGGTGAAATCCTCCACGTGCATGCGTTAGAAGCTTTCCAAGTTGACGCGATGTATATTTTGCCATTTGCAGGGATTGTCGGTATCTTGGCAATGAAGCAAGGTAAACACATTATGGACTACACGCGTGCCGGTTTGATGCGCATGACTGATGTGGTCTTAATTTTGATTGGTGCCGGAGCCATTGGTGGCTTGATTTCATCATCAAACTTGTCAGTTGAAATTGTTAAATTAATCAATGAAGCAGGTATTTCTGGTACCTTATTAGCACCAATTGCTGGTATTTTGATGGCTGCAGCAACTGCCTCAACTTCAACTGGGGTTATCTTGGGAACTGGTTCATTTGGTAAAACTATCTTGTCATTTGGGGTTTCACCAGTTGGTGCTGCCGTAATGATGCACACTGGTGCCACTGTGATTGATGAATTACCACATGGGAACTATTTCCACGTTACTGGTAACGCGATGCACATGGATATCAAACAACGTTTACGCGTTATTCCATATGAAGCAATTGTTGGGTTAACGATGACAATTGTCGGTACGATTATGTACGGTTACTTAATGAAGTAG
- a CDS encoding NAD(P)H-binding protein — protein MTKVLVLGATGTIAQHAVKFMHANGTDVIQFVRTPSKLRQSLNVIQGDAADVVALKEAMTGVDVVYANLGPTNMPVFAQAVMDAMHATGVTRLIWTATAGVHDELPVSHQANAAKMLGTTDDPTSYMGDQAAAVKLIMASDLDYTIIRPNWLTNDDQVQAVIIAQFGTELPDGAISRKTVGHFVSDLVNNLTQHQRGSISLSGK, from the coding sequence ATGACAAAAGTACTAGTATTGGGTGCGACAGGGACAATTGCACAACACGCAGTGAAGTTCATGCATGCGAATGGCACGGACGTAATTCAGTTTGTGCGGACGCCAAGCAAATTGCGCCAATCTTTGAACGTAATTCAAGGGGATGCAGCCGATGTAGTTGCACTTAAGGAGGCCATGACGGGAGTTGATGTAGTGTATGCCAACCTTGGACCAACAAACATGCCTGTTTTTGCGCAAGCTGTTATGGATGCAATGCACGCAACTGGTGTGACCCGGTTGATTTGGACAGCGACAGCGGGGGTTCATGATGAACTACCTGTCAGCCACCAAGCTAACGCAGCGAAGATGTTAGGCACTACCGATGATCCAACATCTTACATGGGTGATCAAGCAGCTGCGGTTAAATTAATTATGGCGAGTGACTTGGATTATACGATTATTCGCCCGAATTGGTTAACCAATGATGATCAAGTCCAAGCGGTCATCATTGCGCAATTTGGGACTGAATTACCAGATGGGGCCATCAGCCGTAAAACGGTCGGCCACTTTGTCAGTGATTTAGTTAATAATTTAACACAACACCAACGTGGATCAATTTCATTAAGTGGCAAATAA